The following coding sequences lie in one Streptomyces venezuelae genomic window:
- the rarD gene encoding EamA family transporter RarD, which produces MWGLVPLFWPLLKPAGAVEILAHRMAWSLVVVGTALLVIRRWDWARELLRQPRRLGLVTIAAAVITVNWGVYIWSVNSGHVVEASLGYFINPLVTIAMGVLLLGERLRPVQWAAVGVGFAAVLVLAFGYGRPPWISLCLAFTFATYGLVKKKVNLGGLESLAAETAVQFLPAVGYLVWLATQGDIVFGTEGAGHAALLAATGVVTAAPLVCFGAAAIRVPLSTLGLLQYLAPVFQFLLGILYFHEAMPPERWAGFALVWLALSLLTWDALRTARRNASRLAAARVAATATAAATATPVEAGGTSERGAAV; this is translated from the coding sequence ATGTGGGGCCTCGTCCCTCTCTTCTGGCCGCTCCTCAAACCGGCCGGCGCCGTCGAGATCCTCGCCCACCGGATGGCCTGGTCCCTCGTGGTGGTCGGCACCGCGCTGCTCGTCATCCGCCGCTGGGACTGGGCGCGCGAGCTGCTCCGCCAGCCGCGCAGGCTGGGACTGGTGACGATCGCCGCGGCGGTCATCACCGTCAACTGGGGCGTCTACATCTGGTCCGTGAACTCCGGCCACGTCGTCGAAGCCTCCCTCGGCTACTTCATCAACCCGCTGGTCACCATCGCCATGGGCGTCCTGCTCCTCGGCGAGCGGCTGCGCCCGGTGCAGTGGGCGGCGGTCGGCGTCGGCTTCGCCGCGGTGCTCGTCCTCGCGTTCGGCTACGGCAGGCCGCCGTGGATCTCCCTCTGTCTCGCCTTCACCTTCGCGACCTACGGCCTGGTGAAGAAGAAGGTCAACCTCGGCGGCCTGGAGTCCCTCGCCGCCGAGACCGCCGTCCAGTTCCTGCCGGCCGTCGGCTACCTGGTGTGGCTCGCCACGCAGGGCGACATCGTCTTCGGCACGGAGGGTGCGGGGCACGCGGCGCTGCTCGCGGCGACCGGCGTGGTCACCGCCGCGCCCCTGGTCTGCTTCGGAGCGGCGGCGATCCGTGTACCGCTCTCCACGCTGGGCCTCCTCCAATATCTCGCTCCTGTCTTCCAGTTCCTTCTCGGCATCCTGTACTTCCACGAGGCCATGCCCCCCGAGCGCTGGGCGGGCTTCGCTCTGGTCTGGCTCGCCCTCTCCCTCCTGACCTGGGACGCCCTCCGCACAGCTCGCCGCAACGCGTCACGCCTCGCGGCGGCGCGGGTGGCCGCGACGGCGACGGCCGCGGCCACGGCCACGCCGGTTGAGGCGGGAGGAACCTCCGAGCGGGGGGCGGCGGTTTGA
- a CDS encoding M28 family metallopeptidase — translation MKLSVPGRTAAAAAIAVAGLLTTTAISNAAPAPKTAAPKAAAPDISVDNVKAHLADLQSVADANGGNRAHGSAGYKASVDQLKKKLDGAGFTTSVQEFTAGGKTGYNLIADWPGGDDGQVVMAGAHLDSVSDGPGINDNGSGSAAILETALTVAREKYQPTKHLRFAWWGAEEIGMVGSSHYVDSLAGGDRSKISAYLNFDMLSSPNAGYFVYDDDPTIEKTFKDYYAGKNVATEPDDEGDGRSDHAPFQQAGVPVGGLFSGAETTKSAEQAEKWGGTAGEAFDKCYHSSCDGVSNIDGTALDRNSDAVAYAVWGLSS, via the coding sequence ATGAAACTCTCCGTTCCCGGACGTACCGCCGCGGCCGCAGCCATAGCCGTCGCCGGACTCCTGACGACCACCGCGATATCCAACGCGGCGCCCGCGCCGAAGACGGCCGCCCCCAAGGCCGCCGCCCCCGACATCTCCGTCGACAACGTCAAGGCCCACCTCGCCGACCTCCAGTCCGTCGCGGACGCCAACGGCGGCAACAGGGCGCACGGCAGCGCCGGATACAAAGCATCCGTCGACCAGCTGAAGAAGAAGCTCGACGGAGCCGGTTTCACCACCTCCGTCCAGGAGTTCACGGCGGGCGGCAAGACCGGCTACAACCTCATCGCCGACTGGCCCGGCGGCGACGACGGACAGGTCGTCATGGCGGGCGCCCACCTCGACAGCGTCTCCGACGGGCCCGGCATCAACGACAACGGATCCGGCTCGGCCGCCATCCTGGAGACCGCGCTCACCGTGGCCCGGGAGAAGTACCAGCCCACGAAGCACCTGCGCTTCGCGTGGTGGGGTGCCGAGGAGATCGGCATGGTCGGCTCCTCGCACTACGTCGACAGCCTGGCCGGCGGCGACCGTTCAAAGATCAGCGCCTACCTGAACTTCGACATGCTCAGCTCCCCGAACGCGGGCTACTTCGTCTACGACGACGACCCCACGATCGAGAAGACCTTCAAGGACTACTACGCGGGCAAGAACGTCGCCACGGAGCCGGACGACGAGGGCGACGGACGCTCCGACCACGCGCCGTTCCAGCAGGCGGGCGTACCGGTCGGCGGGCTGTTCAGCGGCGCCGAGACCACCAAGTCGGCCGAGCAGGCGGAGAAGTGGGGCGGGACTGCGGGCGAGGCGTTCGACAAGTGCTACCACTCGTCCTGCGACGGTGTGTCGAACATCGACGGGACCGCGCTCGACCGCAACAGCGACGCGGTCGCGTACGCGGTGTGGGGGCTGTCTTCGTAG
- a CDS encoding VOC family protein, which produces MTTLHWKLVIDAADPHAQAAFWAETLGYEVEDNSALIERLLGLGAAPEAATLEFRGRRAWRDLIAVRHPDDPYDEGSGTGLGRRILFQRVPEAKTGKNRLHIDVHSEPGTRDKQVARLEALGAAVERHVKEPGGEWVLMTDPEGNEFCVH; this is translated from the coding sequence ATGACCACCCTGCACTGGAAGCTCGTCATCGACGCCGCCGACCCGCACGCCCAAGCCGCCTTCTGGGCCGAGACGTTGGGCTACGAAGTCGAGGACAACAGCGCGCTGATCGAGCGCCTGCTCGGTCTCGGCGCCGCACCCGAAGCCGCGACCCTCGAGTTCCGCGGCCGCCGCGCCTGGCGGGACCTGATCGCCGTCCGGCACCCCGACGACCCGTACGACGAGGGAAGCGGTACCGGCCTCGGCCGCAGGATCCTGTTCCAACGCGTGCCCGAGGCCAAGACCGGCAAGAACCGGCTCCACATCGACGTGCACAGCGAGCCGGGGACCCGTGACAAGCAGGTGGCCCGCCTCGAGGCGCTCGGCGCCGCCGTGGAACGGCACGTCAAGGAGCCGGGAGGCGAGTGGGTACTCATGACGGACCCGGAGGGGAACGAGTTCTGCGTCCACTGA
- a CDS encoding LolA family protein has product MAPYEPEKDTSEAGELRAGRRKAARYAVPIAVAGVAAATIGLVPALATSGDPDLPKVTAQELIEKIAASDTQQLSGNVKISTDLGLPSIGGMAGGFGGGGGADRGEDGDGKGSAADPKSKLMELASGTHTLRVAADGPDKQKVSVLGDASEYSVIHNGDEVWAYDSASNEAYHATEKGSSSSTGSASEKGSSSEKGDKGHETGPGAKDVPSTPADFAEQALKAVDDTTSVKVDGTAQVAGRDAYRLVIKPKQSGSTVGQITVAVDEKTGTPLKFTLTPASGGAAVVDAGFTKVDFDKPSASTFDFTPPKGTKVTEADEHDKEGRDFRDKGGKDGQEFDKGDLNEPKIIGEGWSTIAELKLPGGQGLPTAGSGDVPPDAQKLLDSLGDQVDGKFGSGTVFSTRLINALVTDDGTVYVGAVTKDALVKAANDAH; this is encoded by the coding sequence ATGGCACCGTACGAACCGGAGAAGGACACCAGCGAGGCCGGGGAGCTGCGTGCCGGCCGCCGCAAGGCGGCCCGTTACGCGGTCCCGATCGCGGTGGCGGGGGTGGCGGCGGCGACCATCGGGCTCGTCCCGGCGCTCGCCACGTCGGGCGACCCGGACCTGCCGAAAGTCACCGCGCAGGAGCTCATCGAGAAGATCGCCGCGTCGGACACGCAGCAGCTGTCCGGCAACGTCAAGATCAGCACCGACCTGGGGCTGCCGTCGATCGGCGGCATGGCGGGCGGCTTCGGTGGCGGCGGCGGTGCGGACCGGGGCGAGGACGGCGACGGCAAGGGCTCGGCGGCCGACCCCAAGAGCAAGCTGATGGAGCTGGCGTCCGGCACGCACACGCTGCGCGTCGCGGCCGACGGCCCCGACAAGCAGAAGGTGTCCGTCCTCGGGGACGCCTCCGAGTACAGCGTGATCCACAACGGCGACGAGGTGTGGGCGTACGACAGTGCGTCGAACGAGGCCTATCACGCCACGGAGAAGGGCTCCTCTTCAAGTACAGGGTCCGCTTCAGAGAAGGGCTCCTCTTCGGAGAAGGGCGACAAGGGTCATGAGACCGGGCCGGGGGCCAAGGATGTTCCTTCCACCCCCGCGGACTTCGCCGAGCAGGCCCTGAAGGCGGTCGACGACACCACGTCCGTGAAGGTCGACGGCACCGCGCAGGTCGCAGGACGTGACGCGTACCGCCTGGTGATCAAGCCCAAGCAGTCCGGCTCGACGGTCGGCCAGATCACGGTCGCGGTGGACGAGAAGACCGGCACGCCGCTCAAGTTCACCCTGACCCCCGCCTCCGGAGGCGCGGCCGTCGTCGACGCGGGCTTCACGAAGGTCGACTTCGACAAGCCGTCGGCGTCCACCTTCGACTTCACGCCCCCGAAGGGCACGAAGGTCACCGAGGCCGACGAACACGACAAGGAAGGCCGCGACTTCCGCGACAAGGGCGGCAAGGACGGCCAGGAGTTCGACAAGGGCGACCTCAACGAGCCGAAGATCATCGGCGAGGGCTGGAGCACCATCGCCGAGCTGAAGCTGCCGGGCGGCCAGGGCCTCCCGACGGCCGGTTCGGGCGATGTCCCGCCGGACGCGCAGAAGCTGCTCGACTCGCTGGGCGACCAGGTCGACGGCAAGTTCGGCTCCGGCACGGTCTTCTCGACCCGCCTGATCAACGCCCTCGTCACCGACGACGGCACCGTCTACGTAGGAGCGGTCACGAAGGACGCGCTGGTGAAGGCGGCGAACGACGCGCACTGA
- a CDS encoding ABC transporter permease, producing MSRVETVGATGAVEGESTSEAASAGTAREARWIWTLGLFRSELGITFRRWRTLALLGVLAAVPILVGIAVKIETSDGSTIGGGGDEGGPAFIAQITNNGLFLVFTALAATLPFFLPMAIGVVAGDAVAGEASAGTLRYLLVAPAGRTRLLLVKYATTLTFCLVATLVVATSALATGALLFPLGEVTTISGTRMSFGEGLLRALMIALVVAVSLVGVAALGLFVSTLTSSGIAAMATTVGLLITVQILDQIPQLHGLHPYFFSHYWLSFADLMREPVYWDDIIKNLQMQGLYAAVFGSAAWARFGAKDVLA from the coding sequence ATGTCGCGGGTTGAGACGGTCGGGGCGACCGGGGCCGTGGAAGGCGAGAGCACCTCTGAAGCGGCGTCGGCAGGCACCGCGCGGGAGGCGCGGTGGATCTGGACGCTGGGCCTCTTCCGCAGCGAACTCGGGATCACCTTCCGCCGCTGGCGGACCCTCGCACTGCTCGGCGTGCTGGCCGCCGTGCCGATCCTCGTCGGCATCGCCGTCAAGATCGAGACCAGCGACGGCTCCACGATCGGCGGGGGCGGGGACGAAGGCGGACCCGCCTTCATCGCGCAGATCACCAACAACGGCCTGTTCCTGGTCTTCACGGCCCTCGCCGCGACCCTGCCGTTCTTCCTGCCGATGGCGATCGGAGTCGTCGCGGGGGACGCGGTCGCGGGCGAGGCCAGCGCGGGCACCCTGCGCTACCTGCTGGTCGCGCCCGCGGGGCGGACCCGGCTGCTCCTCGTGAAGTACGCGACCACGCTGACGTTCTGCCTGGTCGCGACCCTGGTCGTGGCCACGTCCGCGCTCGCGACCGGCGCGCTGCTCTTCCCGCTCGGCGAGGTCACCACGATCTCGGGCACCCGTATGAGCTTCGGCGAAGGGCTGCTGAGGGCCCTGATGATCGCCCTCGTCGTCGCCGTGTCACTGGTCGGCGTGGCGGCGCTCGGCCTGTTCGTGTCGACGCTCACGAGCAGCGGCATCGCGGCGATGGCGACGACTGTCGGCCTGCTGATCACGGTCCAGATCCTGGACCAGATCCCGCAGCTGCACGGCCTCCACCCGTACTTCTTCTCGCACTACTGGCTGTCCTTCGCCGACCTGATGCGCGAGCCCGTCTACTGGGACGACATCATCAAGAACCTGCAGATGCAGGGGCTGTACGCGGCCGTGTTCGGCTCGGCCGCGTGGGCGCGGTTCGGAGCGAAGGACGTGTTGGCGTAG
- a CDS encoding flavodoxin family protein has protein sequence MTRKFLFVLGSARPEGNSEILARKAAEQLPSDVEQRWLNLADLPLPDFEDRRHDDTRPRARPRPVGDNEAELLDATLEATDIVIVSPLYWYSLSATVKRYLDYWDAWLETPEISFQDTLKGRTLWGVTALAHREEEVAEPLIGTLRNTAAFFPMHFGGVLLGNGTRPGHVLEDTEALTRAKAFFAQEPPLARYPYDN, from the coding sequence ATGACCCGCAAATTCCTCTTCGTCCTCGGCAGCGCACGCCCCGAGGGCAACTCCGAGATCCTGGCCCGCAAGGCGGCCGAGCAGCTCCCCTCCGACGTCGAGCAGCGCTGGCTGAACCTGGCGGATCTGCCGCTGCCCGACTTCGAGGACCGGCGCCACGACGACACCCGCCCACGGGCGCGCCCCCGCCCCGTCGGCGACAACGAAGCGGAGCTCCTGGACGCCACTCTGGAGGCCACGGACATCGTCATCGTGTCGCCCCTGTACTGGTACTCGCTCTCGGCCACCGTGAAGCGATACCTCGACTACTGGGACGCGTGGCTGGAGACGCCGGAGATCTCCTTCCAGGACACCCTCAAGGGCCGCACCCTGTGGGGCGTCACGGCGCTCGCCCACCGCGAGGAGGAGGTCGCCGAGCCGCTGATCGGCACGCTCCGCAACACGGCCGCCTTCTTCCCCATGCACTTCGGCGGCGTCCTGCTGGGCAACGGCACTCGGCCCGGCCACGTCCTGGAGGACACCGAGGCCCTGACGCGCGCCAAGGCGTTCTTCGCCCAGGAGCCGCCGCTGGCCCGCTACCCCTACGACAACTGA
- a CDS encoding ABC transporter ATP-binding protein, which produces MGHADSVGHVIETHALTKRYGKHLAVDRLDLTVPVGSVFGFLGPNGSGKTTTIRMLMGLIEPTSGRAQVLGHPMPRSTRSVLPHVGALIEGPALYGFLSGRDNLLRYDSADPTADPRTRRARAEAALDRVGLTAAAGKKAKAYSLGMKQRLGLAAALLQPRRLLVLDEPTNGLDPQGMREIRTLVRELAAEGTTVFLSSHLLDEIEQVCTHAAVMTRGRLITQGPVAELAAGARGRLVVTTPDAGDAARVLKEHGVTDLVVTEDRVTGEPPGQDGSGQEVELAELNAALVGAGVRVRGFGLERASLEDAFVALTGEGFDVAG; this is translated from the coding sequence ATGGGGCACGCGGACTCGGTGGGGCACGTCATCGAGACGCACGCGCTGACCAAGCGCTACGGAAAGCACCTCGCCGTCGACCGGCTCGACCTCACCGTCCCCGTAGGCAGTGTTTTCGGCTTCCTCGGGCCGAACGGCTCGGGCAAGACGACCACGATCCGCATGCTGATGGGCCTCATCGAGCCGACGTCCGGCCGCGCCCAGGTCCTCGGCCACCCCATGCCGCGCTCCACGCGCAGCGTGCTCCCGCACGTGGGAGCACTCATCGAAGGACCCGCCCTATACGGCTTCCTGTCGGGTCGCGACAACCTCCTGCGGTACGACTCCGCGGACCCGACCGCCGACCCGCGGACGCGCCGCGCACGAGCCGAGGCGGCGCTGGACCGGGTCGGGCTCACCGCGGCCGCCGGCAAGAAGGCGAAGGCGTACTCCCTGGGTATGAAGCAGCGGCTCGGGCTCGCGGCCGCGCTGCTCCAGCCGCGCAGGCTCCTCGTCCTCGACGAGCCGACCAACGGCCTCGACCCGCAGGGCATGCGTGAGATCCGCACCCTGGTGCGGGAGCTGGCGGCGGAAGGCACGACCGTCTTCCTCTCCTCGCACCTCCTCGACGAGATCGAGCAGGTCTGCACGCACGCGGCCGTGATGACGCGGGGCCGGCTCATCACCCAGGGGCCTGTCGCCGAGCTCGCGGCCGGTGCGCGCGGCAGGCTCGTCGTGACGACACCGGACGCGGGCGACGCGGCGCGCGTCCTGAAGGAGCACGGCGTGACGGACCTCGTCGTGACGGAGGACCGTGTCACGGGCGAACCACCGGGTCAGGACGGGTCTGGCCAGGAAGTGGAGTTGGCCGAGTTGAACGCGGCACTGGTCGGGGCGGGCGTCCGCGTCCGCGGCTTCGGACTCGAACGGGCCTCTCTGGAGGATGCGTTCGTGGCACTGACGGGGGAGGGGTTCGATGTCGCGGGTTGA